In Penaeus monodon isolate SGIC_2016 chromosome 7, NSTDA_Pmon_1, whole genome shotgun sequence, the genomic stretch AGATAGTGGGGACTTGATCGTCCAGACAACTTGGCAGGCCCAACAGGACAAGGCCACGTTCGGAACCTCCGAGGCCTACACTGCCTACAATGAAACCAGCTCGAAAGTAAACATTCACTATTTTATAACTAGAAAGGGCCATGAAATTACCTATCAATATTTTATGGTTGCCTGCAAATGTTACATACAATTGCTACTGTGACGTCATCTCGTCCTGTTCGCCCGGTTGCGAACCTGGGTGAGATGGACAACTTGTCCATGACGCTAAAGTAGGGGATCCGAAGGGTCAAAACACCTTGTACAACTTGTTGGACGAGGAGTTCTGAACGCAGCAATAGGGCAGGTACGACAGCAGCACGAGAACATATATGGCGATGAGGAGGTCGAGGAAAGAATTAAACTATGAGAAAAAAAGGTGGCATGGTgctaagaagggggggggaagcggaaGAGAAGTGGGGGTAAAGAGAAGAGATGACTTAAGTGGAGAAGAAAAGGACGAGGAATAAGACAGGAATGAAGGTGAAGAGGGAATGAGGCAGTAAGAGTATGAGGGAATACAAGGGGAGGATGAAAAGCAAGGgaatagtgaaataaaaataggattgtgaagagggaaaggagtacTGTAGTAACTGGCAACATTTGTCATTGCTGTCTGTACATTTTGCTCATTCAAAATACTGCTTTCCTTAGAGATTCATGCTATCGTCCCCTGGACTGCCAGGGTACAATAGCAACCTTCAGCCTTGAGAGCTGTGGCCATTGCAGGCGAGGGGAAGAATGCAGGCTGGCTGTACTAAAAGAGGCAGCACAAGATCAAAGCCaagtattaaaagaaaataatgcaagagggaaaagaagatccAAGACAGGGGGAGCACAGTATAACAAATTGGATTAAAGGGAGGGAGtcaaggagaaggatggaaacaACCTCGACTTCATAGCATCAAGGAAACAGACCCAGCCAAACTTACAGCGCCTAAGCTTCTTCTTGGGGTAGCCGCATTGCGCACACTGCTTCTTCTGAATGTGGTAAGACGACTTCCCACATCGACGGCACAAAGTGTGCGTCTTATTGTTCCGCTTTCCGAAGGACGATGTACCCTTCGtctgtggggagggagagagagaattaatactTGCACATTTACAGGGCATAATTTCAATGTCTATTCTGGGTGTGTTGGTGTAAGGATGAAGTGTCATTAGTTCAGTGTTTCATTGTCATTCTGTTCATTTTCCtagtaaaaagtagaaaaataggCACAAATCATTAATTTGTTTTCATCATTTAACAATTTGAAGTTGAGCTACTGGGAAGAAAAATCAAATCCGATCTACTAAAAATGAAACCATCATTAATACTGCTCAACAGGACTTACTATCAGGCAACTGAAGTGCATTTACATGGTCTTGGAAAGGTAAAATGTATGCTTTGCCTTTGAATAGGATTATGGGAATTCAGGACCACAAGCAGCAACACAGGTCATTTTCAAGCCAGCAAAGGCTAACAGATCTTTCCTCTATAGAGCAAGATGGAGCTTGGATGGGTGTTTAAGGATATCACTTGTCTCTGCCACAGATGCACATTTAAAGAGTGACTGGCCTTACCTTTCCACAATATTTTCAACTAACAAATGTAGTGTTCAGtgcagttttgttttgtgaaatgtctacaCAGATTCCATAATTACTCAGCTGCTATGGAGTTGATTGAAAGACCTTGTAACCTCACCTGATTGGACTATCTAGAGCTTGTCTAACCAATGCTATCAATTTCGATATTAGATCCAATTATCAaggttattaacattactaataacaatacaagatgggaatatttccaaaaatcaacaATACCAATTAACAGGCAAGACAGGTAATACTGGTAATGACCCCCTGGTGACTAAGTAGTTATGGAGCCAACTGTGTTAAGAATTAATAAATTGAAATCGAAGTGGGCatagcatgtatgtacatacaaccCTGGCCGCAATGAATTTAAACCCATGTATACTAGTTTTTCTTTATAGTTATTACATTAGCTCTTCAGTCTTACTGCACTTTTGTTCAAACctgacctttatatatatatacataataatcaacCTTGAAAGCCTTAGTTTGAAAACATAGTTGCCAGCATTACTTTATCCAAATTTGTTTCAGAGGTGTTACTGTTATACCTAAAGTATTTGTGAACTTTCTATATGAAGACTAAATATGGCAGGTGCATAAACTAACTGGAGTTACTCTATAGGAAGATTTTTTGTAATCTTAATacttatttacctttatttactATACTTCAATAAATACCCATTTAGTGAACTAATACCAACCCCAAATATTCTGAATAAAAAGATTTGGTCAAGTATCCTCCAGGCCTTTGTGCATACTGTTTTGCACATTTTAAATAATCAAGGGTAAAATTTTAGTTTCCATCATGGAGGGAAGTAAACTGAGGGAATCCTTTGACCAATTCTAAGGGCATTTTAAATTACATTTGCAGActaaaaattactaaaaacaaGTACTATGATTGAGATTAAACAAATGCAAAACAGCCATTTGTGTTTGAGCAGTAAGAAGCCTGCACTGATGTATTATATACAAAGGAATATGTAACTATGCAAGAGGTTATGTTCAAAGGATGAACATGTCTCCTCTTTCAGTAACTTCTACACTgttcatttttgaaaaatatacttatattgcCATTTTATCTACAGTTCTTTCACCCATGATACAATAGTATAATTAAATCAGCGCCACACACTGGAGTatcataacatttatattttttatagcagTGGTAACGCTGGTACATAAACAATGTGGTCGACATCCATACAGCTGTTAGCTCATACTACTTGCACCACAAATCAGAAGTCAAAATCATGGCTCAAGTCCTTGAGAATAAGAAGGGATGCATGTTCTAGGGAAAAAGTTAATGAAACATTTTTGCTTGTAATTTGAGTAATCCACATGCAAACAGAAGTCCTGAACCTGTTTACATGGCATCAATGTGTTAATACTGCCGCATGGGCGAGTTACTGAATCTCCAAACATTAAATGAAAAGGCTTCTGCGTTATGCCAATATTCTCACATTCAATCTTGTATTGAGAACAAAGTGCAGGCATGCAGTAACTTTTCAGATGCAAATAAATTTGCATTTAAAATTCTGCCAACTGCCATCATCGCTCCAGGAGGAACTCGGGTAAATACTTAAGTGTGAAAATTAATCTGATAATTGAATACAAACAGaccacatttgtatatacattatttttgagTACAACTATGAAGCAACCCATTCTACCTACTCCAAATctgaataaagtaaaaatttatgaATGCACATTTCTATGAGAAATGTCTAGAAATAAGGCTGAGGATACATTATTTTGGAGTAATTGGGTAAAAGACTGCTCTCAGTGTGGACAAACTCCTTTCAGTCAAACTTGCACAATTTGCATTTGGCTTGGCTATTTGCAAAGCTATCCTTTTAAAGGGAGCATGGGAATATTTGCAGTTAAAGATCAAACTTTCTTTATAACATTTAGCAAAGATATACCACTGCTTGGAAAACAAGTTAAAAAAGAGGCTTATCACATCTTAAACACTTTTCATTTGGGAAATTCCATACATTAGAGCAAACAAATTTGTAAGAATCATGGGATACTTCATCTATGGGAGATCATTGCATGCTACTGCAAGACAAATCTATGACAAATATTAAAAGTTCACCACCACTGGCAATGCTAAGAAACTGGACTTCCATTATTAGACTATATATTGAATTGCAACAGACTGGACTTTATATTGAAGTGCACAACAGCTAAAACTGTAGCCAATTTGAGTGATGGCATCAAGTGTTTACATTACTGCAGGCAGGAATGAATAAGTGTTCTTTTCGTAAAAATAATACTGGAAGCAAGGATGCAGCATGACAATTACATATTCCTTGTATTATAAAGCTCCACCTCCAATGTATACAGACAAGGAAGGTTTTATATTCTACCTATATTTAGTCATTTGAGAAAACTTTTAATCCATCAAATTTGGTAATGCTGACGCAAAGATGAGGATAACTTAAGGTATCAGGGCAACAGGGATACAGAATGCAGTAATTATTTACTTTCTGCCTGTGTTAGAGGAATGTGCCCCCTAAGGCACTGGCTGCAATGCGAACTATATCTGCGCAGCAAGAGGGAGCCTCAAATAGTTTTGAGCGAAGTCTCGATAAGAATAGTCTCATTGTCACTCGAGTTACTGTGCAAGTCACGGAAGTTTCAGGGTATTCACATGGTGATTATTTTTTCAGCTATTATTTAGCAAGTAGACTATTCAAAATCAAACGGCAAATTTAGTGAGTAATGATGCAGACTTGTTTTAgaatattattcaatatttcatATACTGTGAACGTTGTAGCTTATATCAAACTCAATttctaaaaattacaaatatacacGACGCCAATACTGAATGCAATCCAATGAATATCACAATTAAGATAACCCCAATAGTAATTCTCAAGTCAAATTTAACGTAAGCATCTATGTGCTgacttttataagaaaaaaaaaaagctttaccaaaattattttcataaacttGACTCCCACCAAAACTTCATTTGCATCTACTTTTTGTTCAAAATGTGAAAACTCGCCCAAATTTGAGTATCGAGTTAAGACCGACCTAGAGATTAATTCCACCTTTATTGCAATCGTCAACAACTTTAGGAAATCCCTCAAAACCCGAGTATCATCGCGAGAAGAAAAATCCCAAACCCACGGCGACCACGTTGTTTTGATGAGGTCTCGGCCACTTCCCTCGGCTCCACGCGCTTGCAAGGCCATATCCCGAAAATAGGGACTGGATCGCAACCTGCTCTACGTGTACTTGGGCGAGCCGAGCGCAATTTCGGGCTCAAGCGGCCGCCCTTCCCTCCCGGCCGCCCGCTTCGCCCCAGAGACGCACCATGTGATCGGCGACAAAACAACCCACGTTTCCCCCGACGCCCCTCTCGTCTACCTCGTTTCTCGCTCTTTTCGCGACGGGACTGCCgcgtctccgtctcctcctcgtcACTCATGCCCCGTGCTTCGCCGTCCGGGCCTCGAAACGCCCTCGTGCCCATCGTCGGGGGTTAAAATTCACGCCTAAGTCGGGAGACGAAACGAGCGCTCACTCACCATGTTGTTTCCGCGACCAGAAAGACTGATCCCACAATGCTTTGCGAGTCGTGACGTCACCACCGCGCTCTGACGTCACGGGGGGGATACGACGGAAAGGTGTATTTGATACgttagatttttttattcatttattcttggGGAGGATTGTTGGTTTTGATGGtttgatgatatgtgtgtgggtttatgggtTGGATTTTTTGAAGGGGGTGTATGTTGTTTTGAGGTTTTgattagttttatattttgtaaggGGACTGGGATAATTTCAATGACGTCACTGATGTATCATGACGTCATTGTAAGTGGCGTTCGTATGAATCTTTCGTTttaatcttttctattatttaggACATTCTGTTATATGAAGAGTGTCATATTCTAGATCAAAAAGTCTCTGCGGATCCTAAAAGTGTTCATTCTTCATCTCGTTTAGCTTTTCTGGCGTGCGAGTTTGGAGGATTTTTAAAAGAGATTCTCGATCTTGATCTGACTTTTGGTACTATAAACTTTTATATTCATAGTCACTTGAGGCGAATGTGAGATAATATCCCTTGTATGTAAATAACTAATATaccaatattttaataattatctgcATGTATAGTTGTAGTATATACGAGTAGAATTCTACGTTTAATTGTCTCCCAGCCATAAGACCAGCACACAACACTCACGATCCCTGCAATGTGTTATCTATGGTGCAACAAGAGAAGtgtcaacaaaaataactttcATTCTCCGCTTTGTCACACCAACAGATATTAAGATGTCTATAGTCGTTTACAAGAGAGAATCCTGCGTCGACATCATACCAGAAGACGATTATTATACGCAGACAGAGCCAAAATATACAGAGGACAGACCATTCGGTTTTTTCGACCTGCCTGTGAGTATTTTAGCAAATTATTTCGTCATGCGTTGAGCGTTGGTTAATTATTCAGCTTGTCAGCTGGGCTTTTCAATATCAAGGATGTATTCGTTTTAAGAAATTGTGTATGTTGTTTGCCCGTTAGAGCCAGGAAGACAAGAAAGCCAGAGAGGTATAAAGTCCTGTCAAAACGTAAACAAAGACACAATAcgtttataatattaatcattctaCCATTTTATTTCTCTAAAGTGTCGATCTCACCTTCGCAGTAAGCGGGCAGCTGACGACTCTTTGGCCAATTTTGTAAACGGGAATTCGACAGATAGAGCTTATCTCATGagaaattatttgttttactttgtttatcGGTTGTCAGGAGTGGTAACCAAGGAGTCCCTGATATTGCACTTCTTCTCTTgagaatgttttatttttatatggaaatAGTTTTGTGATATTAAGAATATTGATGCCAACATTTCCTTCTGTTTTAGATGTTGGTTTATTTAATGTCTTTTCTAAATTGGGGATTGTACAAACATCTCTGCTATGGCCTATCTAGAAGGGGTGAAGTAGATAAGgaatatgtatagtgtgtgtttaaAACTGATATAAGAGTCCAAGTTCTGATATTACTTCAAATGATAAAATGGTGAGACTTTGGAGAATCATATAATAGGAAAATTATATCTTCCCATATCTCTGTCTgatttatctacctttctatatGTAATTTTGACTGTTTATAaatctgtctacccatctatctatatgtctatattatgtatctgtctatatccctttatctctctctctctctctcatcatcatcatcatcatcatcatcatcatcatcatcatcaatcatcatcatcaatcatcatcatcaatcatcatcaatcatcatcatcatcatcattattatcataattgtcatcatcatcatcattatcattgttatcattattattattaaaattgttattattttttttttttttgttattattgctattattattattattattattattattattattattattattattatcgttattaatatcattatttttattattattattatgattatttttagtgttatttctgctgttattatggctattactattactgctcttATAATTACTCCTGTTgttattactgcttttattatcattattgttgttatcattgttattgatattacccaatcaccccggatttatgttctgtctctTGTAGGTTTTTGAATTTTCTCTCACATGTGGTCCACATTGTCTCACCTCCAGAGTCCATCATGCCCTACTGACCGATCTTGATTCCcccttccttgaattggcggaaaattgtttttctttttaattacattgtattcatatgtgttattattgttattgatgttattattattaagtattattaatcttgttaacatttaagacaatgaaataatgcataaGATCCTTTCAAAAGCAAGGTAAAAGGTTAAACATGTaaagtaggaataataatgaccCTTGATGACTAACCCTGCAGCTATCTATGtgtgaataaaattaaataacttgTTACAGTGGGCATGCATGTATTCTGCCAATTGCGTCTGTTAATCTTATGATTCGTCATTCACTTTATGATTCGTCATTCACTGATTGTTGTTTACCAATTGTCATGCACAGTTGTTATCAGTTAGTCATGCACAGTTGTTATCTGTCTGCCAATCCTCCATCAGTTGgcagtcatcatcaccatcatatgaTGTTCCTGCATGCAATATATCCTGAcactatatacagtataaatgtatgtgtatatatctatgtatatatatatatatatatatatatatattagtataatattaatatatatgtatatacatatatatacatatatgtagtacatatgtacatatatatgtatgtatacataatgtacatatatatgtatgtatacaagtatgtacatatatatgtatacatatgatacaatatgtatgtatcatatgtagtatgcatatattatgtatgtatactatgtacatatatgtatgtatgatattgtatgtacaaaatgtacatatatatgtatgtatacatatgtacatatgttatagtgatatatatatattgtaatatgttatatattatacaatatatgtacatatgtatatatatacatatatgtacatatgtatatatacatatttatacatatgtatatatacatatttatatataaatataagcatatgtatatttaaagacataaatatagatatgtatatgtatgtatgtttatataatgtttattttatgtatgtttgttgtatgtacatatatgataagtatagcGTTAAAGAGTTCGAATGTGGCAGAATCAAGTCTTTCACTCCCTGAATGCTTCATATCCTACCTCTTTACCTTCCCAGTCCCCAGTATGCACGGAAGTCATATCACACCTCAGCCTGCGGGACACGAGGGCAATGGCTCTCACCTGCCGGGCTGGTTGGGAGGTCACCAGAGACCAGTTGATGTGGAGGAACAAATTATGGATCCGAGCCAAGGTAAGGTATTCTAGTGAAGGGCCCTTGGGGTTTTTGCGGATGTTTTTGAGTCTCTCTTAATTTTGTAAGCAGGGTAGGCCTCGTCAGGTTGTTGAATTGGtccttctttctatatatatttacctttttttatctattgacaATGAGGGACTGAGTgttgaaataaatagaaaaaaaagtgctaCAGTACTTTCTTTTGTAGATGgattgggtatgtgtgtgtgtgtgtttctcatttGCCATAGCTTTGCAgcttttagtattttaatttttttttcatttgcatgctgtgaatttattttttgcaGGTAGTAAACTTAGGTCTAATTGGGCCCCATATTTCACCCTGCCCAAATGCAGACATGTTAGTACGTGACCCCCTGCTGGTGAACAATAGGTTGCTGTGAGTATTGAATTTGTTTTGTCATCTTCGTCTTTTGTTGCGTCATACACATAATGACTTGTGGGGCAGGATTACTCTTTGGGATTGGAAATAACTTAGTAAATGCATGTTCTAATCAAGGGATAGATTTTAATTGTTCGCCCAGGTATACAGGGAATTGTTACATACACAAACTTAAAAGATTTCAGAATGCTCTTTATATAATTGATAAGTtggcttcatttccttttcttttgagaCCTCAGGCCAACTTGTTTTCAACGTGAATGCTAAAAACTTTCTTgaatcatttcattttatatatatatatatatatatatatatatatatatatatatatatatatatatatatatatatatgtatgtatatatatatatatatttttttttttccttatgtgcACCATGTGATTTTGAccatatgcaaaaaaataataataataataataataaataaataaagtaataatatgagGCCAGTTACTGAAGTCTATCTTGATATAACTTACAACAGTTAGTTTGGAAAGATAGCATGATATAGAGCGCAGGCtaatctctcttcctcgtcctctacCAGCTACGAGATCCTCGATCCAGACTCTGACATCAATGAGAATCACGAAGACTTGGACATCGGAAACTTGCTCTCCAAGATGGCAACGCCAACGCCAACCACAAGCTTTAATGAGTTAATTGAAAGCTTCTTTAGTATGTTTCTTACTTCCCAGCCACATTCTCCATCAGATGTAAGTTGGATagagcctttgtgtgtgtgtgtgtgtgtatgtgtatgtgtatgtgtgtgtatgtatatgtgtgtgtgtgtgtgtgtgtgtgtgtgt encodes the following:
- the LOC119575302 gene encoding 60S ribosomal protein L37-like isoform X1, whose protein sequence is MTKGTSSFGKRNNKTHTLCRRCGKSSYHIQKKQCAQCGYPKKKLRRYNWSIKAIRRKTTGTGRLRYLKVVRRRFKNGFREGKAPTKKIRTTK